The DNA sequence ATGTTACATTACATTATTTCAGTTAATATGCATGGATTCCTTTCagtgtttgatcagccttgatttttctcatttgcatttaacTTCCCCAGcgtaacagaaaaaaagagagaaaccgGGATGTTAACTGAACTTACTCTATTGTTGTACGAGCAATTTGTAGGTCAAATTCTCCAATATAGTCGTTTCCAGCATCACAGAAGTTCAATCGTGTGGATGACAAAACGTCAAATTTCTTGGGATCTTGTTCTTTTAACACCTTCGATACATAAAAGCCATCTACAAACTGGTTGCTGCCAGAGGAGCCAGGCACCTGCTCGATACAGTGAAGGACCTGAACCTGGGATTAAGAAGTCAAGATCAATTAGTTCAAATTGATGGTCCCCTCACAAGGGCTCGGGATTGGAGGCTGCTCGTATGATGTTAGCCTACGTTGCAAGTATTTCTATTGGGGTATTGGATTCAGGGGTGGGATTTTCGTTGATTTGTGCTgccattgaaagaaaaaattttgaaggagGGGGATGGAGAGAAAGTGAACGAACGTTTCTAACTTTTCTCTTCCATGTTTCGGATCCCTCTTTCCATCCCACTTGctcaacaacgaaaaaaatcagcaaaaatcCAGGCATTGCCCAAAGTTGGTCCGGATCATGTCGGTCTGACTCCTTACCATAATATTCAACGACCCATGCCCCACTTTGCGTACATTATTTGATGTTCCCTACTTACTCCAGGAGGGTagtccaaatatggtaagtcAGTGTGCAGGGGCAGCCAGTCTGTGGTGTAAGCTAAGTTATTTGCACCGTACTTGGctttaacttgaaaaaaatgtctaaaaataaaagtggAATGGAATTTCCCGTGAGTGCACTCACTTCCTCTGTTGCTACCGCTACCACAGTGCAATTTATGCAGCAGACCCAGCTATTCCAAAGCCGATCAACTTTAACATGGGATTAAGCTAAAAATGAGGTGTGAATTGTGCTTATCTTAAAGGCCTTAACCATATAATTTAAGCTTGATGGAAAAGGTGTCGTTGAAAATCCAAGGACTAAAATTTAGTTAAAACCTTCCTGGATTTGTAtttaaacagttttaaaagtTTCCGCTAATTCCACTTTCTGCACGACGACGACGCGAGACATGACGTGACAAACCTGCGTTGTCGATCAAAAGTCGTCGATTCGCTCCCTTTATATGTAGTAAACGACGTCCTCATATAAAGTTACTGTATTTTATATACGGCATATACCGTATATCCTTATTCTTTTTAGTCTATGAACTACAATTAGTATAAGATGTTCCTATGCTTTGTACACGGTAGCGTATATAAAGCAGTATACACTTGAGTCATGCCGACATTGTCGGCAATTCTCAAAATATTCTGTTATGTGAATTTGAAGGGTTAGAAGTAGCGTAATCTTAAATTTATATCCAGTTAAATGTTTTATTCAAAGTATTTTGAACGGATTGTATAAGTAACCTTACACAATGTGTACGGGTGAGTATCATTTGCAGTACACAGGTATATAAGGTATAAACGAGTCTTGATCCTTATACAATCCTTATACCTATAAATCCTTACACTGCAGTATATCTTACCGTATACGTGACGTATAAGGCTATCTTATACAGCCGTATATTCGGCATTTCATGCAGTGTAATTCCAAAATATTTCTACAGGAATATTTAACTTTTGCTAGTAGCACATGAATAACATGTTAGGGAGCTTATGCATCAATCAATTTTAGCTGCGCCTCCTTGAAATCTTCCCTTTGGAAAAACGCCTACTGTATACTAACAATGGTAATGTCCGGTCCCCGGGTCGCGCTAAATTAGCTAAAGCCCCGCCCCGGGACTGATAAGACAGGCAATTCCTCCACAgttggggggagggggggtggGGTTGCTTGGCGCTGGGCGCAGCTGGAATTGACTCATGCATAACGAATTGGGGACGTTCGCACGacgaataatttttttaccaagaagaatttttttttttgccacgACTGATTAAGCTGAGCTCGAATCGCTGCGGTCCTCATTTTTGGTATAACTTGTAACAAAACGGCTCCGAAAGACCTATTAAGTCTTTGGTCTCCGAGATTATTCCTCTTGAACTGCAGAAGACCTTCGAAGCGAGtgatcttttatttctttgcagATAATGAAGTCGGAAGtttaaagacccagtattgaccATTATGCATTGCGTGCTTGCGAtcattggcggccattttcttCATGTTAAAAAATCGGAAAATAGGTGTTGGTCTGTGAAATCCGTTTGTTACCGTTTTAGCATTGCTCTTaggtattgattcaagtacatcatttattaaggaacacttttaACAGTTTCTTTGTCGATTTTGtgtaaatgtttgcctttaaTCCGGCAAAGTAGAATGTGAAGCAGGGTAATGGGCTCCTGATGTGAAGTGACGATCGATGGCGAACCCGTCGAGAGGAAGACCGCGTTTATCGGGTTCGGTCCGCCAGATTAGGCTGGTGTTTTTGTTATGGAATGTGCGGAAGGCCTCACTTGGTTTTGGTGGAGCCACTAACAGTGAATTTGACGaatttttacttcatttttcaacagaaGAAACATTTCAACCTATGAGGGAAGCTGAGTTTTTTATAAAACCTTCACTGGCTTGTCAAATACAATAGAACACTTCATGCGTTTCGAATTTTTcgattctttttaatttacaCTTTTCGATTTGTTACCATACTTGTAGAGTCTTAGCGccagatgaatttagagatATTCCTCGCAACCTGGACCCGTTGTTGAGCTGTACACCGGCAGTGGGTTCAAAGCGAAGTTGTTTAGCACCAAATGTGACTGCCAAACAGAAACACACTGACCTTGACAGTCGCAGCACGTTCGATCCTAAAATTTACAGGGTCAATTAAGATCGATattagcaaacaaaacaggtcaGATCAGCTTTTCGAATTCCAAAGCGAAGAGAAGATATTTCCACCGTGGTGTCGTACAAATATCAACAAACCTCCGTTGTGCTATCATCGACGTGATCTTTGTTGTCTCCAATAATCGACCCGTAAGCATTTACAATAGCAAAACCATTTTCTGCGGACAATTCGGAAACTGAGATTGACCTTTTCATACCACaagttttcccaaaaaaatttacgCAACGGAAGCAGCGATGGACGACAAAAATTCCCTTCCACGCACTCGATTAAAGAAACAATGGTTGCCTGGTTCTCGTGaaacccaaaacaaaaacacgcgcGCAATGCCTACTGGTTAAAATTTACCTCACAAGACATCATTGTGTAGAGAGAGGTTTCACGAAGTACACAGGGACCATTTATTCACCGTAAAAAATTGTTATGAAAATGCTTCATTCTTTCATGTCATTCCTGGAGAAAATTGAAACTATAAAACCTAAAAAAACAGAATCCTGACGCTACATCAGATAGTTTCACGGATCATCTTTTAAAGGCGGTAAATgaatcttttttccttcagcaAATGTCATTTTATGCTCGTAACCACGATTTCTGTTTTAAATTCTCCGGATAACTTTTCATTCAGTGATACGTAAAGCAAGGGTGTTTATCAAACCTAATgctcaaaaaacaacaaagtgCGAAACGACATGTTTGAAATGATCAATTTAACAGTAATGACGGGGGCATAGTACGAAAAATAATCCGAGTGATTCTAACATGAGTCGAACCTGTGACCTTCCGTTTATCCGTTCGGGTGCTGTTCGACTGAACTGTGGGAGATAAGCCATAAAACTATCATGTTCTAGTAATCATCCGCATATATACCTAGGACTGGGATGTCGAAATTGTGGCATTCTAGTAAAGACGATGGTGAATTTTGAGCCCGCTAAAGGAATGAATTTATGTAATGACGCCGGCATATTCAGTTCGCAGATTCCTCATCATAACGATTTTCCGTTTTAAAGATTCCATACTCTAAAGATTCGTCATTTTAAGGATTCCCTGTCCCCCGTTCCCTGTCCCTGTTATAAAGTGCACCCCTTTATGAGAAGTTGCCGCTTAATAAACCACAAAACTGCAAGGGTGTGCCATTGGATCttacataaataaaataaaaggcgTGCCTAATATCTATTTGCTGCAAGTGAGATTTCGCTATAAATTTGGCGGGTTGCGGTTTAGCGATTAGCATTAACCGAAAGGGCGGTTTTTTAATGGATAGCTATTGTTATGCAGACAAATGCTTTGACCAATAGGTTTGATATTTGAAAGGAGTTTTAACGTAGAAACTTAAATTTCAAGTGAATagtgattttctttcaattgacAAAATAAGTATAGAATATATTaagaaaaacagttttattttctgaTGTTCACTTTTTTGAAGGGAGGTTCTCTTACTTAAAAATTGCATTCAACTCCGTACCGGGAACTTTAACCCCACTAAAAAAAGTCAGAATTTTCAAACGCTAAAACGACGTCTTCAAAAGTCATCTTTTTTGGCTAGAATTGTAGGTACGGCATTCCTCAAAATCCCGATGTTCAAAATGTAAGGTAAGCGTTAGGGAAGTAACGAAAACCACTTGGGTTTCGAGATTCGATTAGGTTATAGTAAGAaggtaaatgaaaataaaggtGCCTTACTGTATAGTATCTACTTtgtattattttacatttgacGGTAATTTCCAAGTATAAGCCCACGCTCCCCTATATTTGGAGGCGCGATTTAACGGTGGATTTTTTGCGTTACGAGTCTGGCGGGGGCTggcttattttcggaattttacggtatgcaaatatgcaaattactcAGAATGGTTCTGAGTAATTTGCATGTGCAAAGCAGACAACTAGTTAGACTTGACTATCCAAGTCACGCCATAGTGAATATATAGAAAGTAccgcaaaaagaaaaggaaaaaaataagaataaaatgaaacgTTATGTAAACTTAACTTACCCATAGATAGTAGGTTTTGCGTATCCAACTCGTTGACATAATTTATCAATTTGTCCGACTTTGAGCGGCGCATTGCATACCAAAGCAATCCCCAATTTGTACATTGAACTCAGCCAGTCAAAGAGCGCTCGGTCATCTTCTAGAATCTCTTGGAAATCGCTTCTAGGAATGTAATCTTGTAATTTTTTCGCGTCCCAGAATTCGACCCCTTTCTTGTTAAGAAAGGAGGTTTTCTTGGCCGACTCCCCTTCCTCGCTAAGTCTTCGTGAATGGAGCCATTCCGAATCGAATTTGCTCACATGGCCGTCTGGCCAATTGATAACCAACTCTCCTCCGTGTGGCGTAACTTCGAGCTTGTCaggaaaaattttcaaatctagATTCCCGACAGTGTCAAATCTTCGTTGGTTGCTTGAATCGTGTAAGCACAAAGAGCATCTGCAGTTATCGCGAAGGAAAACATAAGGGTAGCGGCTTACAGATTCGTTGTTCCAAGTTACATTGAGCATTCTATTCTCTTTGTCACTTAGGACCTCCTGCACAAGAAAATTGGAGGTTGCTGTAGCTACATATTCACAGCACTCTCTGATCTGATTGAAGCGCGGCGCTCTAACAGTGACTCGGGCCTTGGACAATTGCCGGAGGAACTgaaacatgactatttgcagATTCGCTCAAATGACTCAGTGAACGTGAGTTAGAATCCTGTTTGTACAGGTCACCCAAGTTCAATCGCAGGTAGCCCAAactatatttttgttttttcttgcttttgattttgtgttgttgttgttttcgctaTTGTCTTTTTTGCTGTCCGGTGAGTTTTATCCTTGCTGGTACTGACTACATTtaactagtaataataataataataatggtgataataataaccattGTTTTCTGAGGATTAACACCTGACAGGAAAACTGATGAACTTGTGACTTTCAATAAAAAACAGAATGCTAAATGTAATCAGTATAATAAGCACCCAAGAATACCATTCTAATACTAGCTATCTAATCCcaaaaggtgaaacattttcacaatttttcaaTAGTTAATTATAGTTAATTAGAATTTACTGGTACGTGCTACGTGCGTGGTGGTCCCTCTTGAGTTGGTCGTGTCGAGTAGTTTTGTGTATCTCTAAGATAGGTGGTTCTTCGTGAGTGTATCACATGTAGTACTCTTTTTCAAAGTCTAATTGATAGACAAAACGGGGGTATCACCTTGTAAAAAATAAGCGAGTAGGAATAAGAGTCAAGAATTGTTGACAGTAGAGTCGAAGTTGAAATACAATCAATTATAGCTGCACAGTGCTAATCTGCTTTTGAAGTAATTCAGAATCTCTGTTCATCAAGCTATTTAAAGCGGGCCGCTCTACACAATACTCTAGTTTctgtaaaagaaaatactaataCTCCACATATATAAAAGCCCCAAATATCACACTGTTAAATTAACCAAAACCAAATCACTATGCTAAATCCAATTTACACCCAGAGAGAAGTCACAAAAATCCTAGTAAGAACCCAGAATATTATCAATGAAACAAGTCTTTGAACCTACATAAACGTAATTATCTCgaattagtaatggtaataggactgagcaGAGTACAATGCAAGGAGAAATCGGGTGAATGATTTTAAATCAGCGAGGCTGAAGTCCTATTACTAATTTATTGTCCATAACAAAATGGGAGAatcttttcaagtgaacggTCGAAAAAAGGCTGTCAAAATCTGAGGAAAACACATTTGAATAAAGATCATCGGACAAGTTAATTacgtccatgtttgttttgaatctgcACGTTTCAATCTGCTAACTtaggaaattttccttgatctTGATTGGCTAGCATTGTAATTGCTTCAtgaattttcaaagttcttgacAGGTCGCTTCTCAaacttattaataattcataaatttacgaaccaatcaaaattcaccaATTTGGCCACGTGTGTGTGTTTGGAAACCCTGAAGCACTGGTGAGAGGCTTTTCCACTTTACTTTGATGAAATATCAAACCCAAGAGCTTGATAAAATGTCAAACCCCACTGATGGACAATTTATCCGattttaaatattaatgaCACAACACCAACGTGATGATAATGGTAATTTTTGAATAAACCAAAGACCTCAACATCGGGTACTTTTACCAGACGCTGCCTTTGCCACTCTTCGAATATTCCATAAGtccatttatttttgtactgaGTGGATTTGGGCACCCCGTTTTGAACCTCTTCTTCGGCTGTTTAGCTTGCCGAAAACGTGGCAACGCCATATCTCATTAAGAATGACCGAATTGAGATCAAGGGGTGTATATGCGTTCCGCTTTAAACAATGACGGTCTTCAAGGACTTGTGACTCTGCTAAAATATTCGACAACAAAGGCCATTGAATTTTTGGTTAATCTCTCAGCTGCGGACATTATCGGCCGACATACCAACCGCCTGAAGAGGTATATCTACTAAATACAAAGATACGGCAAAGGACAACGAATATTAACAACTATACTggaaacatggaaaaaatacAACTTAACGGTGCAATAGTGtataataaaattgaaaaatctaAAGATAACAGTAAAAGTAATGGTAAACTTCCAGCAATGATAATGTTGATAGGgtagtaaaataaataaaccttTTTCCGGCTTGCTGGTTTATCGAAGGATAATGCCCTCAGCTGAAAGATTGTTCTGAAGATGAACAGTTGGCCGTGAAGAGAGGCTTCGAGGACAAGTCGCTGCTACTaaagcagcagcgagaaagtcctgaaaaattcaggcctaaACGGGGATTGGAACCCTGATCTCtgcgatgctggtgcagtgctccaccagttgagctatcaggccaactgggagcaggTCGTTATGTGGGTCAAATTATAAGCTCTTAGATGTGGAGACAGGTGAtgacaataaaacaatttgtaTTTAAAATGCGGCATGGAATGAATGAacttgatcatcgcattttatcactgcttaagcagcaacgagaaaggcctgaaaggGATTGGAACCCTGATCTCTGCGAcgctggtgcagtgctccaccagttgagccaTCAGGCCAACTAAAAGCAGTGCTCCAGTGCTTAAGCAGCGataaaatgcgatgatcaagt is a window from the Acropora palmata chromosome 1, jaAcrPala1.3, whole genome shotgun sequence genome containing:
- the LOC141859244 gene encoding gamma-butyrobetaine dioxygenase-like isoform X1; this translates as MFQFLRQLSKARVTVRAPRFNQIRECCEYVATATSNFLVQEVLSDKENRMLNVTWNNESVSRYPYVFLRDNCRCSLCLHDSSNQRRFDTVGNLDLKIFPDKLEVTPHGGELVINWPDGHVSKFDSEWLHSRRLSEEGESAKKTSFLNKKGVEFWDAKKLQDYIPRSDFQEILEDDRALFDWLSSMYKLGIALVCNAPLKVGQIDKLCQRVGYAKPTIYGHFFQVKAKYGANNLAYTTDWLPLHTDLPYLDYPPGVQVLHCIEQVPGSSGSNQFVDGFYVSKVLKEQDPKKFDVLSSTRLNFCDAGNDYIGEFDLQIARTTIELDEHGQLSRFIHSNHSRDSLMTVSPERAIELYDAYVTIGKMMRDPANQIEYKMVLGDMVTLNNYRVMHGRTGFTVTEEGSRFLCGQSFSRGHYPSIYQQPGKRFICLITPSNNPVIVIIAGILPFLYRYVQIFQYYYTIVHRSVVSFFSCLSRVVCIRCSFAVSLYLVNIPLKAVGTLVGNDRGREKIHYMAEKRSFEGKRGQSLHKGHYHTCKPERGLFIL
- the LOC141859244 gene encoding gamma-butyrobetaine dioxygenase-like isoform X2, whose protein sequence is MFQFLRQLSKARVTVRAPRFNQIRECCEYVATATSNFLVQEVLSDKENRMLNVTWNNESVSRYPYVFLRDNCRCSLCLHDSSNQRRFDTVGNLDLKIFPDKLEVTPHGGELVINWPDGHVSKFDSEWLHSRRLSEEGESAKKTSFLNKKGVEFWDAKKLQDYIPRSDFQEILEDDRALFDWLSSMYKLGIALVCNAPLKVGQIDKLCQRVGYAKPTIYGHFFQVKAKYGANNLAYTTDWLPLHTDLPYLDYPPGVQVLHCIEQVPGSSGSNQFVDGFYVSKVLKEQDPKKFDVLSSTRLNFCDAGNDYIGEFDLQIARTTIELDEHGQLSRFIHSNHSRDSLMTVSPERAIELYDAYVTIGKMMRDPANQIEYKMVLGDMVTLNNYRVMHGRTGFTVTEEGSRFLCEMKHIFCVGAGRYKQKGVSENSIADRINRIFTSACEFSHSPRFV
- the LOC141859244 gene encoding gamma-butyrobetaine dioxygenase-like isoform X3; translated protein: MFQFLRQLSKARVTVRAPRFNQIRECCEYVATATSNFLVQEVLSDKENRMLNVTWNNESVSRYPYVFLRDNCRCSLCLHDSSNQRRFDTVGNLDLKIFPDKLEVTPHGGELVINWPDGHVSKFDSEWLHSRRLSEEGESAKKTSFLNKKGVEFWDAKKLQDYIPRSDFQEILEDDRALFDWLSSMYKLGIALVCNAPLKVGQIDKLCQRVGYAKPTIYGHFFQVKAKYGANNLAYTTDWLPLHTDLPYLDYPPGVQVLHCIEQVPGSSGSNQFVDGFYVSKVLKEQDPKKFDVLSSTRLNFCDAGNDYIGEFDLQIARTTIELDEHGQLSRFIHSNHSRDSLMTVSPERAIELYDAYVTIGKMMRDPANQIEYKMVLGDMVTLNNYRVMHGRTGFTVTEEGSRFLCGMYMDWDIIHSRLRALAKKLNVPSPC